One Pochonia chlamydosporia 170 chromosome 5, whole genome shotgun sequence DNA segment encodes these proteins:
- a CDS encoding cyanide hydratase/nitrilase (similar to Cordyceps militaris CM01 XP_006673089.1): protein MVATIRQYKAACVQAEPGWFDLEKSVKKTIDLITEAGEKGCKLIAFPETWIPGYPYWQWRVNYQDSLPLLKQYHQNSLRPDSDEMRRIREAAKSAQIYVSLGYSEIDGNSLYMAQVIIDPTGTVINHRRKIKPTHVERLVFGEGTGDSLDTVVETEIGALGHLNCWENMNPFLKALSCTQFEQVHVAAWPVYPPASTLKYPDPYTNISDVQSELVTPAYAYETGTWTLAPTQVVTREGARMNLPARLQNDEAALDAEAAVIGNGFSRIYRPDGFRAVDDPARTFDGLVLVDIDLDENLLTKRLADFGGHYMRPDLIRLLVDKTPKTYVVDANAADPKTFPSTGQGSQGTRTIAVRVACQPVTISPVLSHPAPTAAAEVKKGVENATDDGIDEGDASPPAVAGLATDISAVPATALRNRIKAQRSRVLLAFTDVVWVDLSGEDRYIDVRDTQGATLVFNGGGQDCGCQEGNRSEEKFELHIEEVSLLCSCNW, encoded by the exons ATGGTTGCCACAATTCGTCAGTACAAGGCTGCTTGCGTGCAGGCTGAGCCTGGGTGGTTTGACCTTGAAAAGTCTGTTAAGAAGACCATTGACCTGATTACCGAAGCCGGCGAGAAAGGCTGTAAGCTTATTGCTTTTCCTGAGACTT GGATTCCTGG ATATCCTTATTGGCAATGGCGTGTCAACTACCAGGACTCACTGCCACTGCTGAAGCAATATCACCAGAACAGTCTTCGACCAGATTCGGACGAAATGCGACGCATTCGAGAGGCCGCCAAATCCGCCCAGATCTATGTCTCGCTAGGATACTCTGAGATTGACGGCAATAGCCTGTACATGGCGCAAGTCATCATCGACCCAACTGGCACCGTCATCAACCACCGTCGCAAGATCAAGCCCACGCACGTAGAACGACTAGTGTTTGGTGAGGGAACCGGCGACTCGCTTGATACGGTTGTCGAGACGGAAATTGGCGCTCTCGGTCACCTGAACTGCTGGGAAAAT ATGAATCCattcctcaaggctctcaGCTGCACTCAGTTCGAGCAAGTCCACGTCGCCGCCTGGCCTGTCTACCCTCCCGCCTCGACTCTCAAATATCCAGACCCATACACCAACATTTCCGACGTTCAATCCGAGCTGGTAACACCTGCGTACGCATATGAAACCGGGACATGGACCTTGGCACCCACGCAAGTCGTGACTCGTGAGGGTGCCCGCATGAATCTGCCTGCCCGTCTACAAAACGACGAGGCAGCGCTTGACGCAGAGGCCGCAGTCATTGGCAACGGCTTTTCTAGAATCTATCGCCCCGATGGGTTCCGTGCCGTGGACGACCCCGCAAGAACTTTTGACGGTCTTGTGTTGGTCGATATCGACTTAGATGAAAACTTGTTGACCAAGCGTCTGGCTGACTTT GGTGGTCACTACATGAGACCGGATCTCATTCGTTTGCTTGTGGATAAGACGCCCAAGACATATGTTGTGGATGCGAACGCGGCGGATCCCAAGACATTCCCTAGCAC TGGTCAGGGCAGTCAAGGCACCCGTACAATCGCTGTCCGAGTTGCATGTCAGCCAGTTACCATATCCCCGGTTCTCAGccatccagcaccaaccGCCGCCGCTGAGGTCAAGAAGGGGGTCGAGAATGCCACCGACGATGGGATCGACGAGGGCGACGCATCGCCTCCAGCAGTAGCCGGCTTGGCAACCGATATTAGCGCCGTACCAGCAACTGCGCTTCGAAACCGGATTAAGGCTCAACGCAGCAGGGTGCTCCTTGCATTCACGGATGTTGTTTGGGTCGACCTCAGTGGGGAGGATAGATATATCGACGTCCGTGACACCCAGGGCGCCACACTTGTCTTCAACGGTGGTGGACAGGACTGTGGTTGCCAAGAGGGCAATCGAAGCGAAGAGAAGTTTGAATTGCATATTGAAGAGGTGAGTTTGTTATGCTCGTGTAATTGGTAA
- a CDS encoding aspartate racemase (similar to Colletotrichum gloeosporioides Nara gc5 XP_007281639.1) — translation MKTIGIIGGMAWPSTINYYRTINEYYKEYTKAPGLESPTLVITQPNLALIDKLEEEGKWDDVGKLLVAEATKLKAAGAEFFLMACNTVHIADAYVTEHAPLPMLHIVDAAAKIASDRGFGTVGLLGSQYTMTGSYFVGRLKQKYNITAMVPDEKDQAIIQGALQNELAKGVFRPETRQQFKEAIEDLVTKGCQAIILGCTEFGLLVKQEDSTVPIIDTGIVHAKAAVEFAVAGE, via the coding sequence ATGAAAACGATCGGCATCATCGGCGGCATGGCTTGGCCCAGCACGATAAACTATTACAGGACCATAAACGAATACTACAAGGAATACACAAAAGCCCCCGGCTTAGAATCGCCAACCCTTGTCATCACCCAACCGAATCTCGCACTCATTGACAAGTTAGAAGAGGAAGGAAAGTGGGACGATGTTGGCAAGTTGCTCGTCGCAGAAGCCACCAAACTGAAAGCAGCGGGAGCAGAATTCTTTCTAATGGCCTGCAACACGGTCCATATTGCTGACGCATATGTTACGGAGCACGCACCTCTGCCAATGCTTCACATCGttgatgcagcagcaaaaaTAGCGTCGGATCGTGGCTTCGGTACCGTGGGCCTCCTTGGGAGCCAGTACACTATGACTGGATCTTACTTTGTTGGGAGACTAAAGCAAAAGTACAACATTACCGCTATGGTCCCAGACGAAAAGGATCAGGCGATTATCCAGGGTGCGCTTCAGAACGAGCTTGCGAAGGGTGTCTTCCGGCCCGAGACTAGGCAGCAGTTCAAGGAGGCTATTGAGGATCTCGTTACCAAGGGATGTCAGGCGATTATACTTGGATGTACTGAGTTTGGGCTGCTCGTGAAACAGGAAGATAGCACTGTACCCATTATTGACACTGGAATTGTCCATGCCAAAGCTGCAGTGGAATTTGCCGTGGCTGGAGAGTGA